The following coding sequences lie in one Rhizobium rhododendri genomic window:
- the tsaE gene encoding tRNA (adenosine(37)-N6)-threonylcarbamoyltransferase complex ATPase subunit type 1 TsaE produces the protein MDAPISVFLQDDAATRQLGEDLALALTVGDCLALSGDLGAGKSALARAFLRAMADDEGLEVPSPTFTLVQSYALRIPVSHFDLYRLGDPTELVELGFDEALDAGICLVEWPEMAETELPGSRITLRLETEGQGRRATISAPPGQAARIRRVLNIRSFLDESGLAGAERRFLTGDASMRAYESIYPADGSNRIILMDWPRRPEGPPVLDGKPYPKVAHLAEDAYPFVAIAGMLRDNGFATPEIYHVDYKQGILLIEDLGTDGVLDTHGRPIPERYQAGVACLALLHGLTLPRDIVVTSDHVHHIPDFDRTATGMEARLLLDWYLPWKRGEAASDTERAEYLAIWDDLIDQLAASEKSLLLRDLHSPNIIWRGEDVGIRRIGLIDFQDAMIGPTAYDLASLVQDARVTIERPLFEQLMGDYLALRRAQPGFDEPLFLKSWAIMSAQRNCKLAGLWVRLKQRDGKPGYLQHMPRTLTYLQAAFEHETLAPLRDWCARAGIGAGES, from the coding sequence ATGGACGCCCCGATCTCGGTCTTTCTGCAAGATGACGCGGCGACACGCCAACTCGGCGAAGATCTGGCGCTCGCGCTTACGGTGGGCGACTGCCTGGCGCTGAGCGGCGATCTTGGCGCAGGCAAATCGGCGCTGGCACGCGCTTTTCTGCGGGCGATGGCCGACGACGAGGGGCTGGAAGTGCCTAGCCCGACGTTCACGCTTGTCCAGTCCTATGCGCTGCGCATTCCGGTTTCGCATTTCGATCTCTATCGTCTGGGCGATCCGACGGAACTCGTGGAACTGGGTTTCGACGAAGCGCTCGATGCTGGTATCTGCCTGGTCGAATGGCCTGAAATGGCGGAGACGGAATTACCCGGAAGTCGTATTACACTTCGTCTCGAGACCGAAGGCCAAGGGCGCCGCGCGACTATATCGGCACCGCCAGGCCAGGCAGCCCGCATCCGGCGCGTGTTGAATATCCGCTCGTTTCTCGACGAGAGCGGGCTTGCAGGCGCGGAACGTCGCTTCCTGACAGGCGATGCGTCGATGCGCGCTTATGAATCGATCTACCCTGCCGACGGAAGCAATCGCATCATCCTGATGGACTGGCCACGCCGTCCGGAGGGACCCCCGGTGCTGGACGGCAAACCTTACCCCAAGGTCGCGCACCTTGCCGAAGACGCTTATCCCTTCGTAGCGATCGCGGGCATGCTGCGGGACAACGGTTTCGCCACGCCGGAAATCTATCATGTCGACTACAAGCAAGGCATTCTGCTGATCGAGGACCTCGGCACCGATGGTGTTCTCGACACGCACGGAAGACCCATCCCGGAGCGATATCAAGCCGGCGTTGCCTGCCTGGCACTGCTGCACGGGCTTACCCTGCCCCGGGATATCGTGGTGACTTCAGATCATGTCCACCATATTCCGGATTTCGACCGCACGGCGACGGGCATGGAAGCCCGCCTGCTGCTCGACTGGTACCTGCCCTGGAAACGCGGCGAAGCTGCCAGCGACACGGAACGCGCAGAATATCTGGCAATCTGGGACGATCTCATCGACCAGCTCGCCGCCTCGGAGAAGAGCCTGCTGCTACGCGACCTGCATTCCCCGAACATCATCTGGCGCGGCGAGGACGTCGGTATTCGCCGCATCGGCCTGATCGACTTCCAGGACGCAATGATCGGGCCGACGGCCTATGACCTGGCATCTCTCGTACAGGACGCCCGCGTCACCATCGAGCGGCCGCTGTTCGAGCAACTGATGGGTGACTACCTGGCGCTCCGTCGCGCCCAGCCAGGCTTCGACGAGCCGTTGTTCCTGAAAAGCTGGGCTATCATGTCGGCGCAGCGCAACTGCAAGCTGGCCGGACTGTGGGTCAGGTTGAAGCAGCGGGATGGAAAGCCGGGCTATCTCCAGCATATGCCGCGTACCCTCACCTACCTGCAGGCTGCATTCGAGCACGAAACGCTTGCCCCCTTGCGCGATTGGTGCGCAAGGGCTGGTATAGGCGCAGGCGAATCATAA
- a CDS encoding ATP-binding protein encodes MEMNESLPEQADARPCGPVLPRQDETRAADDNRQRAPRKSSRFVAILSFLASGTAIAALAGPALAQAQMPVAARLFTSSEMVTFSVVIGVVSAALLSTLWLVRQRGNLETESREIRTALSDANQRISRYQALIADKNRRIVIWDGPNTRPELLGQLPVETGAPQDNEFLAFGRWMKSWSAGDLDKAIDKLRSSGQGFDMVVETNRDEILEAQGRISGGRAFVRFVALNNLRAELAEIKIERDRLLTSISAFQNLLDAIDLPVWQRDPDGKLTWVNHAYGEAVEAVSPEEAIREGREFLSTIARERIRASATPDSPFHDKISTVVRGNRTFFDVVDVRARSGSAGMAIDVSETEAVRAELQRTLKSHAETLDHLATPVAIFDGNRRLQFYNQAFVQLWELDISFLESKPDNSELLDRLRAAKKLPEPLNWKTWKESVLSVYRALDTQSDLWHLPNGQILRVFATAHPQGGATWVFENLTEQVDLETRYNTLVKVQGETIDHLSEGVAVFGPDGRMRLSNPAFRALWGISETEAKPGTHIRMVADACLASYDKPDGWKSFAEQITSFNDERPSSQGTLELFSGLVLDYAVTPLPNAQTMLTFVNMTDSVRAERALTEKNEALRKADELKNDFVQHVSYELRSPLTNIIGFTDLLKTPGIGPLSERQAEYIDHIATSSSVLLTLVNDILDLATVDAGIMRLNCSNILLDDLLDDVSLQIADRLQESGVTLEIIVPAQLGSVVADQQRLKQILLKLLNNAANFAPEGSVISLKCHRDGTDFLFSVADQGPGIPEDVMGTVFKRFASNGKGGKRSGAGLGLSIVESFVSLHNGQVSIDSQPGKGTIVRCRIPSADVPQSIAAAE; translated from the coding sequence ATGGAAATGAACGAAAGCCTGCCAGAGCAGGCTGACGCGCGACCCTGCGGTCCAGTCCTGCCAAGGCAAGACGAAACAAGGGCGGCTGATGACAATCGCCAGCGCGCGCCGCGTAAATCGTCGCGCTTCGTCGCCATATTATCCTTCCTTGCTTCCGGAACGGCCATCGCTGCACTCGCAGGCCCGGCGCTGGCCCAGGCGCAGATGCCGGTAGCCGCCCGATTGTTCACATCCTCAGAAATGGTCACCTTCTCGGTGGTGATCGGCGTCGTCTCTGCCGCTCTGTTGTCGACGCTATGGCTCGTCCGCCAGCGTGGCAACCTAGAGACCGAAAGCCGCGAGATCCGCACGGCACTGTCGGACGCCAACCAGCGCATATCCCGCTATCAGGCACTGATCGCCGACAAGAACCGCCGCATTGTCATCTGGGACGGGCCCAACACACGGCCGGAACTGCTGGGTCAGCTTCCTGTCGAAACCGGCGCTCCGCAAGACAACGAGTTTCTGGCATTCGGGCGCTGGATGAAATCATGGTCGGCAGGCGATCTCGACAAGGCGATCGACAAGCTGCGCAGCAGCGGCCAAGGCTTCGACATGGTCGTCGAGACCAACCGCGACGAAATTCTCGAAGCGCAGGGCCGGATCTCCGGCGGGCGGGCTTTTGTGCGCTTTGTCGCGCTGAACAACCTCCGTGCCGAATTGGCTGAAATCAAGATCGAGCGGGACCGATTGCTGACGTCGATCTCGGCCTTTCAGAACCTGCTCGATGCCATCGACCTTCCCGTCTGGCAGCGCGATCCAGACGGCAAGCTGACATGGGTCAATCATGCCTATGGCGAAGCCGTGGAAGCTGTTTCACCGGAGGAAGCGATCCGCGAGGGTCGTGAGTTCCTGAGCACCATCGCCCGCGAACGCATCCGCGCCTCCGCAACACCCGACTCGCCTTTCCACGACAAGATTTCGACTGTCGTCCGCGGCAACCGTACATTTTTCGACGTAGTCGACGTGCGCGCCCGCAGCGGTTCGGCAGGCATGGCAATCGACGTGTCGGAGACCGAGGCTGTCCGCGCCGAACTACAGCGCACGCTGAAGAGCCATGCCGAGACGCTCGACCATCTGGCGACACCCGTTGCCATCTTCGACGGTAACCGTCGTCTGCAATTCTACAACCAGGCCTTCGTGCAGCTCTGGGAACTCGATATCTCGTTCCTGGAATCGAAGCCCGACAATAGTGAACTGCTGGACCGGCTGCGCGCTGCCAAGAAGCTGCCGGAACCGCTGAACTGGAAGACTTGGAAGGAAAGTGTGCTTTCCGTCTACCGGGCGCTGGATACGCAATCCGACCTCTGGCATCTGCCGAACGGCCAGATCCTGCGCGTTTTCGCGACCGCGCATCCCCAGGGTGGCGCCACCTGGGTGTTCGAAAATCTCACCGAGCAGGTCGATCTCGAAACACGCTACAATACGCTCGTCAAGGTCCAGGGCGAGACCATCGACCACCTTTCGGAAGGTGTTGCGGTGTTCGGGCCCGACGGTCGCATGCGGCTGTCCAACCCGGCGTTCCGCGCGCTATGGGGCATCAGCGAGACGGAAGCCAAGCCCGGGACCCATATCCGCATGGTGGCCGATGCCTGCCTTGCCTCCTATGACAAGCCGGATGGCTGGAAATCCTTTGCGGAGCAGATTACCAGCTTCAACGACGAGCGACCTTCTTCGCAAGGGACGCTCGAGCTATTCTCTGGGCTGGTGCTCGATTATGCGGTGACACCGCTGCCGAATGCCCAGACGATGCTGACTTTCGTCAATATGACGGACAGCGTCCGCGCCGAGCGCGCCTTGACGGAAAAGAACGAGGCGCTGCGCAAGGCAGACGAACTGAAGAACGACTTCGTCCAGCACGTGTCCTACGAACTGCGCTCGCCGCTGACCAACATCATCGGCTTCACCGACCTCCTGAAAACGCCCGGTATCGGACCGCTAAGCGAGCGGCAGGCCGAGTATATCGACCATATCGCCACATCTTCGTCGGTGCTGCTGACGCTCGTCAACGACATTCTCGATCTGGCGACCGTCGATGCTGGTATCATGCGGCTCAATTGCAGCAACATCCTGCTCGATGACCTTTTGGATGACGTCTCGCTGCAAATCGCGGACAGGCTGCAGGAGAGTGGCGTCACGCTGGAAATCATTGTTCCAGCACAACTTGGCAGCGTCGTTGCCGACCAGCAGCGCCTGAAGCAGATTTTGCTGAAGCTTCTCAACAATGCCGCCAATTTTGCGCCCGAAGGCTCGGTCATTTCGCTGAAATGCCATCGTGACGGCACCGACTTCCTGTTTTCTGTCGCCGATCAGGGCCCGGGCATCCCGGAAGATGTGATGGGAACGGTATTCAAACGCTTCGCGTCCAACGGCAAGGGCGGAAAGCGCAGCGGCGCCGGTCTGGGGCTCTCGATCGTCGAAAGTTTCGTCAGCCTGCATAACGGCCAAGTTTCCATCGACAGCCAGCCCGGCAAGGGAACCATCGTGCGCTGCCGCATTCCGTCTGCCGACGTGCCGCAATCGATTGCCGCTGCCGAGTGA